DNA from Eubalaena glacialis isolate mEubGla1 chromosome 2, mEubGla1.1.hap2.+ XY, whole genome shotgun sequence:
TTATAGATCACAAGAGACTTGAGACGCGTCAACCACACGCAGTCTTGAGTCTTGACTTAAACCAGCTGCAGAAAGACATTTGCGACAACTGGGGAAATGTGCAAACAGACTGGGCTTTGAATGTATTGAGGAATTATAGTTAATTTTGTTAGGGGTGACAATGATATTGTGGCTATCAGGAATAAAAAGTTTTCTCTGTGGAGATACATAATAAAATACTTGTGAGTGAAATTATAAAGcctttaaaatacttcagcaaAAACACAAACCCCAACTTTGTATGGGCGGAAATGAAACAAGACTGGCGTGATGCTGATCACGGCTCAAGCTCTTTGTCAGATGCCAACATACATTTGTGCCTGGGTCCATCTCGCTCAGCTTCCTCAGGAATGCTGGTCCTTTGACTACAGCCTCTCTGCTCTGCCTCATCAGCTTGTCCTTTCTGCTGACCTTTTCCTTGGGCTGCACGCATGGGCCCCATCACCTCCCACTGAAGCCCCCTCGACGCCACACTCCTCCACAGCAAAGCTCCTAGCAAGGGCtgcccctcctcacctccccttccctcctacGCCTACCCCAACTGGGCCATGCCCCTGTCACAGCAAACTTTCCCTGACAGTGTCACCACCAGCCTCCGTGTGGCCAAATCTGATACTCACTTCTCTCTATTCAGCCCCTCATCAGCGTGCTCCCCAGCCCACCACGGCGGCCCTCTGGAAACACTTGCTTCCACGGTTTCAAAGATGCCACCATCTCTCCAAGAGGGACCTAGGTCAGGCCCCTGGCTTTCACTGCTATTGATATCTTAATGATTTCTACATTGATATTTTTAGTCCTGACCTGAGTTCTAGATCCATATTCAATCAACAGTCTATCGACTCGCCAACTGGAGGTGCCACAAGCATCTCAAACCTCATGCAGGTACAACATAACTCTGGATGTTTCTGCTCTGCCTGAGCCCACACCTCCTCCACCTCAGCACCACCACTGTCCGCCCAGCTGTCTCAGCCACAGCCCCAAAGTCATTCTTGTTGTGGAAAACTGAGATTCTGCATCGCATTTATAGTTAATTTATTAGGGCCACTTATGCTCATAAAAGAGCATTTTCTTTTAGTGAGAAGAAAATCTTTTGCTGTTTCAATTTCcatagcaaatttttttttaaaataattttatttatttatttttggctgtgttgagtcttcgttgctgcacgcgggcttcctctagttgcggcgagcctgGGCTGCCCTTCatggcggtgcgcaggcttctcactgcggtggcttctctcattgcggagcacaggctctaggcgcgcaggcttcagtagttgtggctcgtgggctctagagcgcaggctcagtagttgtggcgcgtgggcttagttgctctgcagcacgtgggatcttcgcggaccagggctcgaacccgtcccctgcactggcaggcggactcttaaccactgtgccaccagggaagccctccgtaGCAAATTAAACCTGCACAGCACTTGCATCTCCTCGTCCCGGGACTCTCCTCCCTGATTTAAGAAGAATCTAGATCCCTCTCATTTTCAAGGTTCGATCTTAAAGGCCACCTACAGAGGTGGGAATTCCTTCACCACCTGACCTAACTCGCTACCAGGTTACTGTGTTCTGTTTTCGTTGTAGGATTTTGCACGTTCCAAgcttcttgttcttctttttccagaatgaaagctgcATGAGAGCGGCTTAGCTTTGTTCACTGCCATATCTGCAGCTCTCAGGAGAGTTCACGGTGATGGCCAAAGTTTCGTGAACAAGAGAAGTTTGCACAAGAACTGTCTTGGTCTgctcgggctgctgtaacagaccACCACAGACACCATGTGGTGTGGTGATGGCCGCTTAAAGCacagatgtttatttctcacagttctgaggctggaagtccaacattaaggtgctggcagatccagtgtctggtgagggcctccTCCTGGCTTGTTAACAGCTGTCTGTccgctgtgtcctcacctggcatTTCCTGGGTGTGTGCACGTGAAGAGAGagacctttctctcttcttctccttaaaaaggcactaattccatcatgaaAGCCCCATCCTCAGGACCTCTTCTCAcgctaatcacctcccaaaggtcccacctccaaatacacaCGTTGGCGGTTAAGgcgtcaacatatgaatttgggggacacaagcATTTAGCCCCAAATGAGAACCTTCCTCTTCCTGGACCTGTTCCTAAAATGAGGCCACTGGCTGATCACTGATGTTCCTCCTGCTCTGATGTTTTGACACTTCGACAGACCAAACTTTTACACTGCCAAGCACCATGCAAGGCGATagggttaaaatgataaaagatgcACACCCTGGCACGTGTGGTACCCGACGCTTATCTGTCTAGCGCCGAGTAAGAAGACTGGcatcagagaataaaaaataggaaaagcagTATTTTCTTATATAATTCTCATATTAGATACCTAACAACCTATTTGTGTCATTACCCTGACATCGCTCTGTGATGAAGAGCTATAAAGTCACACTAAGTGGAGAGGAGCAGTATTCCACACAGAACGGATTCCTTCGACTGGAAGGCATCCCTTTGTAATACCTGAGGTCCTGCTTACCTGTTCAGAAGGTAGACGAGGGGCAGCGGATCTTGAGAAGGAAGCAGGCGGCTTCCGGGGCTGGGCTGTTGACTGCGGGGCACAGGAAGTAGGGAAGGGACTCTGGTTGGATGGCTGGGTACAGTTTCAGGGAGGAGGGACTCCTGCTGGGATTGGAACTACCCAGGTGAGGACAGAGGAGCTAGAGCTGGCTGGGCCAGGAGGGTGAGGAGgacggggccgggggtgggggggtcttgAATACCAGGAGATGCTGACCGAGACTTTCTGAGGTCACTTATTCCAATGGTTCTCAAAATTATACCTCTAAGAACACCGGGCTTTTGAGCATTTGgattatatggaaaaaaaaaaattccaacctTATCtccaaagtaaaaaaatatatagtaaatccACGAATATTCTTTCCGTTTCAAATATTCTTACTCAGTGACCACCTGCTCCTGATTCTCTCCACTAGAATCTGGGTCAAGGATAGAAGCTGGTCCGGCACAAAGTTAGATGAATTGTCTTACATTTAATCAATCCACATTACAAAGTGTTCACGCTACATACAACCTCATAACATCCAGGTCTGCGGGCACCTGTAAAACAGGGGGACCTCCAACCTCTATGCTTCTACAGGTGGGCAACCCGAGGGCCTGTCCACAGCGCTCGcctgcccagcctcctgccaCATCCCAGGCTGGGGACCGCTGACCGGCAGGCTTCTGAGTCCTGAGCACAGACCTGGGCCCTCCTCAGGCCTTCCCGTGAACCGCACTCGAGGCTGCTGGGGCCGGGGGCGCTGGCCGAGGCGTAGTCACGTGTGGGCCGGCACCACAGGAGACAGCTGGTCCAGGGGCTCAGAGACCAGGCTCGGGCGAGTAGGTCCCATTCCCTGTGGCCGGAAGGACACGGAGCTGAGGTGACAGAATGGGAAGCAGCCCAGGGCAGGCAGGATGTGACACTAGTTGCTGGGAGGGACAGAACGGAGACAGAGGCTGAAGACCATCGGGCAGCTGAGAAAGCCGGAGACACGGGTACGGCGGGGCACGTGGAGGAAGCTGTACCCACGCACGTCCTCTCCGGCAGGCAGTTCCCGTGTGGGGGGCTCATCCTCTGCCCGTCCTTCCCCACTGGACCTGGGTGTGGCGGAGCAGAACACACAGGGGTGGTACACGAAGGTGAACACAAGCAGGAACATCGTCGCGGCAGGCGTGGGGCTCAGGGGGCGGGAGGAGATGGGAGCTGCAGGACCTGGGACAAGAGAAGACAGGGTCAAGGgcaaaggggaggaaggggcagggtgCGGGGTGGGTGGGAGTGGAGCTGCCGGGATGAGTCTGGATGGGGGAGCTGGGTGGTCGGTGCTGGTCTCCAGAGCCGAGGCCTTGCGTCCGAGCCAGCGGCTTGGTGTCTGGAGACCCAGATCTGAAACCTGGCTCTGTGATCTGGACCAGTCATTGTGCTTCTCAAAACCCCTTTTTATAACCTGTAAAGTTAAATACTACCCAGCTTGGTTGATGCGAAGATCAAGGGACAGTGCCCACACCTGTAAAGCACCGTGCAGCTGTGTGCCCCTAATATTAAGGGGGCCTAAAAATGATTGGCTCCTGAGGTGTTAAAGGAGAGAGCCTTGGTCCCCAACCCTGGGGACTGTCGCAGGGCAGGGCAGCGCAgtcggggggtgggggtcagTTCTGCCTtcacagagggaaggaggggcgTTCCCTCTTCTTGACCTGGCCCCGGGGGCTCACCTCGTCACGCATACTCTGGGTCTGGCATCTGCTCCAGGAGCATGTCTTCCGTGTCGCCGAACTGTGAGAGAGAACGAGCTGGAGGCCAGAGTCTGGgattctccttcccctcccggCCCCTGGGCTTGGAGTGGCAGGAGGGAACTTGCATGGGGGGGACCCCAGgggcccctcctcccaccagccTTCACCCTGGGACTGCCCGCCACAGAGGCTCCTGCCACCCAGGAGCTTCCGCTGGAGACCCCCGAGGGCGGTTGGTCATTCGCTTCTAACGTCTCTCCAATCTGGTCCTTTAAAAATCTGCACTTGTAAAGTCCCTCCATTTTTTTAGCTTCCGGTACAGAAATGGAGGGAGCAGATAGACCACAGAGGCCAGACatgggggaaggggagcaggGCCACCCACGATGACCTGACGGGTCCCCGGAGAAGCGCACACTTGCCTCGATGTGGTACACTATGCGCCAGAAACTGGAGTCTGAGCCTCGGTACCTTCGTCCGGGGTAGAGCTGCCACATGACGGGCAGCAGGTACGGACCCAGCCGGCTGGGGCACACGGGATCCCCCAGGGGCACATCTTCCTGACGCATGAGGACTTGGAGGCTACTTTCTATCTGAAGAGAAGAGAGGGGCAGGGCACACCTTCACGGCCCTGCAGGCACAAATACCCACGGTCCATCCTGCCGCCCACCCAGCCCAGCCCGCATCTAAGATGCTGGTGGTCACTGTTTCCAGAAGCTCCAATCCCTAAGCCAGGCACGCTCCTCTCAGGGACTCTGGCTGGGCCGAGATGACCAGCACTCGAATGGGTCTAGATACCCAGACAGGGCCACAAAAGGGCCACTTCGTGACAAATGCCTAGTTGCCAGGGTATGCCATGGGGCCCCGGAGCTTCTGTAACTATGGAGTCTGGTGCCTATTTCAGCTGATGGGGGATTTTCTTGGATTCTTCTTTATCATACAACCCCTTTTAAACAAGATCTCCCCGGACCCCAGAATCAGGTGACAGCCCACTTTTCACCATCTCCGCCACTGTTCCTGTTTCATCGCCTCTCGCTGGGCTACTGTGACAACTGCCCAACTTGCCGCCGTCTCGGCCCTGTGGCCCACAGCCGAGACTCAGCACCGCAGCCAGGTGTGCACCTAAAAGTCACGTCACTCCCCTGCTGGCTGCCCTCCGACACCTTCCAATCGCAGGCAGATGAACTGAAATCTTCACCACGGCCCGAAGGCCCCCAGAGCAGCTCCCTGTCTCATCTCCTTCTGTTCCATCCTGGACCCTCCACCCATTCCAGCCACACAGGCCTCCTCGCCGTGTCTGGGACGTGCACACACCCAGAAATCTCTCACACCTGctgtcctctgcctggaacattctcccCTAAATCCATGAAGGGCTCACACCCTTTTTTTAAggcaggtctctgctcaaatgtatGTCTATAAAGACAAATGTCAGCAAAATCCAACTCTGCGATATACATAAGAGGCATGCCCCAAACAGATGTCCAGGAAGGTTTCAAAGAAAATGATGGGCAAAGTGTGGCAGgcacatgcaaattaaaactctggaggggagggcttccctggtggcgcagtggttaagaatccgcctgccaactcaggggacacgggttcgagccctggtccgggaagatcccacatgccatggagcaactaagcctgtgcaccacaactactgagcctgcattctacagCCtgggaaccacaactactgaagcccacgagcctagagcccatgctctgcaacaagagaagccaccacaatgagaagcccgtgcaccgcaacgaagagtagctcccactcgccacaactagagaaagcctgagcacagcaacgaagacccaacacagccaaaaaaataaattaaaaacaaacaaacaaacaaaactctggaGGGGACTTGCCTGAAGACCCCACCCCACTCATTCTTGCCTGCCCTCCCACTGTAGTTATCCTACAGAACTTACCACCGGCCTCAATTAGTTTGCTGTCCTTCTCCCCCAGCAGAATGTCAGCTTCACAAGCAGTGAGATTTAATCACATTCACTGCAAAATCCCACAGCCTAGAATCCTGCTTGGCATAAAAATTGGACTCTTATCTTTGTTCAATGATTATTTTTCCAAAGTGGAAATAGCTTTTCAAAATTTTTGTCTATGAAATAAATTAGAACtcactgttaaaaaataattcagatcaTCCTGCAAGGTGTAAGTGTGGAAATCACCATTCTTGCTGTGTTAGTATATAGCCTTCCATATCCTTTAACCATTTTACGTTTGTTTATTCATCTCTCTCGTTGACTTATGTAAATCTTTACATATTAAGAATACTGGTCCTTTAAATTATGTGGGAAAAATCCTGCCCCATGGTTTGCTGAAGTGTTATGTTTTGTCCAGAATTTATAATGATTAGGTGAAAAACTCTGCTTCGCAGTTTCAGCATCATGTTGAAGAAGATACGTCCCAACCAGAGATTAAAAAAAGGTATTCACTTAAATTTTCCTCAAATACTTGACTTACAGTGAATAtttgacttgatttttaaaagtatatatgtgtatataaatatgtatttcaaaATCTTAAAAGCCAATAAAGATGCAAAGTTTAGATGGTTGTTATGAGTCTGGAATCCCAACCCCATTACCTACAAGCAGCACTACTTTGAacagatttacatttttatgcctctgtttcttcatctataaaatgggaacacaGTCACTCTCAGTAACTTTTTGCTGTCCTGCTATTACATTACATAAATGTTCTAATAcgacatttaaatttttcttttatacgtTCTTTCTTTGGTTTATATATGGAAAGTTTCAACATTTTTCATCTAAGTTTGTTTGAGGAAACCCATGCTCCGATGGAAAGTGCTGTAAGAGAgttgtatttcttaaaaaaaaaaaaattaactaaagatCCATCTTAAGACATTacacataaaacaaagtcaatgtCTATTCAATACTGGCTTTTATACTACTATATGCCTTGTGAAGTTTGTTTCTTCCAAAGCATAGAGGAGGTATGAAATATTCCAAACTCTatagcagtggttcccaaacttggtTGATCATAATCTGTTGAGGGTTCtttcaaaatacagatttctggggCTCATCTATGGAGATTTTGATAATTGGCCACGTGTGTGAATCACTTACTTTGgagattattcccattttatggattagaaccctgaggcccagagaagtcttATTTAACTCAAGATCATCTTCATACACTCCAGACACACTGGGTCCCCATCCTTTGGCCAACGTGCCTTTCTCTGTGtttctcccaccctccttcccgGCCCGGAGAATCGCTCATCCTTGCGCTCAGTGCAAAGTGGTTTCATCTGTGAGTCCCCGGCCGCCCTGGGTGGACCTGCCCTTCTGAGCCTCCCCGCCGCCCTCGCCCTGCGGCATGTGAGGGGCTCCTCCAGGGCCTGCACGGCCTGGGGCGACCCGGCTCCAGAGCCCGGGCCACGGATGGGACGCCCATGCTGCCCCGCGCGCCCGACCCCAAAGCGGCTGTACCTCGATGGTTACGGGCAGCCAGGTGCGCTGGTTCTCGTCCACATACACGGCCTTTTCCCAGATCCACAGGTGGTCCGGGTGCAAGGCCGTGTGCGCCCTGAAGAAAGGGAGCTCTCCCATGGTGCCGCGAGCGGTCTAGGAAGCAATGATTGGAGCCTCTCCGGGCTTCTCGCTGGTCCACGGGCTACGTAACCTCGATGCTTTATAATGGGACGGTGCGCGGGCGCCCCCaagcggcggggcggggcggggcggggcgcagcgggaggagggcggggcggggcggggcagggcggggcggggcggggcggggcggggcggagggCCGTGCCGAAGCGACAGGGCACAACAGGATCTGACCCTGCACCGAGGCCTGCCTTGTGCCCTGAGACCCTGGCAGCGTCTAGGAGGGCAGATCCAGCCCCACAGACCCAGGACTTCCTCCATACCCACAGCCAGCCAGCCTCGCCCTCCATCCCCTACTCCCCACTGCTGGGGAGGCACTCGGGTCTGTGGCTTTGGCCTTTTCTTCTGTCAGGAGGCACCTGCGTCCTCCGCTCCCCTCGACACCCGTGCCCCGCTGTCCGAGACAGCCACTATGTGTGGCTGCTCGAGACTGGGACTCGGAGCCTCTGCTTGGAGCTCACAGTCGACATTTGGCCACCCAGAGCCAGGGCCCCTGCACATCTGGGATCAGAAGAGATGGTGCAAGCCTGAACGAAGCCTGGCCTCTCCCAGGTTCACGGCACCACTGCCAGCCTGTGGATCTGGGCACCAAAGTCAGTTTCCTTGGTAAATTGCAGCTCTTGAagcccccccttccctctccccaacacGTTTTCCACTCATTGATGATGCTGTGGTCATCTAATAGCTATTCTGAAACATGGTCGTGAAGAAACATGGGTTTTTCCCTTTATAGTCTTTGAATTCATTAGTGAAAACATCGTTCAAAATGAATGCTTAAAAAgaaacccctccctccaccccaagaTCAATGGATTTGAAAAGTccctagggggcttccctggtggcgcagtggttgagaatctgcctgccaatgcagggcacatgggttcgagccctggtctgggaggatcccacatgccgcggagcaactaggcccgtgagccacaactactgagcctgcgcgactggagcctgtgctccgcaacaagagaggccgcgatagtgagaggcccgagcactgcgatgaagagtggcccccgcttgccacaactagagaaagccctagcgcagaaacgaagacccaacacagccaaaaataaataaataaataaagtccctGGGCTCTAGAATCAAACATTTCTCTGTAAATTACATcaaacaaggaaaacaatttcACTTCATTTTGCTGTACCACATGCCCATTAaggcaattaagaaaataaaatacgaAAAACATGTAAAATGAGCTCCAGCCTCGTTGCTCAAACGATACCAGTGGTAGTAGCAGTTTGGTGCCTCACCTTCCAGCTCTTCCTTGTCTCTCTGACTAGgcactaagaaaataatttatgatCTTTTGAAATGTCTCACAAGTGAAAATGAGCTTAACACCTGATCCCTCTGTCAGCAAAGGTATGTATCTGCTTCTCTGCCTAACCAGACAGCCTAATTCCCAGGAAGGTGCTGAGGTGGCCTAAGGTAATGGAGATATAATTATATTTACCATGAACACAAAATAGAAGACAAAAGCCAAGTAAAGTTGGGAGTGGAGGCAGGTGACATGAGCCCAGCAAACCTCTTTACCACTGCAGCCCGTAATGGTGCTACTATTTAATATTCAGACTTGTGGCTTTCAGGCGGCTTTCCCTGTGAATGGTTCTTAATTCTGGACCCAGATAGCCACTGGGAGCAAGATAATATGGTCATATACTCTGTTGAGGAAGTCTCAGCCCGGTCCTGAGCTTTGAGGTCAAAAACGAGAGCAAGTCCAGCTTAAACAGTGCTGCTGGGATGACCTCTTGTGGCAAGGGAAGGGGGCACCCAGGAGCCATTGTGGCCACTGACTCAGCCACATGGATGGCTCCAGGACCCACAATGCCACTGGGTCTGCTGATTTCATTAGCACTCGTTCTGCTTTTCTAAGAGGCCACAAATAATGGACCAAGGATCAAACTCATTTGGCTGGATACGCTTCTGAATGTTCTGGGAATATGattccccctctcctcccacccccattttgaaagaataatataCTTCTTCAGTTCCACACGAGGGCTTCTTAACATTGAATGGGAGTATACATCATTCTTGTGTAGGATTTAGAAAATCATTTGAGAAGCGGGTCCAAAAAATGATGAGTGAAATAAGCATGACTGTGGAGTTCATCGAGCAGCTTCTGTTGGAGACCTGAGCCTTCTTTATGGAAATTCCATGAGAGGGAAAACATACCTCCTGTGGGGTCTCAGAGACAGGGGAGCCCCTTCAGCATGTTATCTGCTGCATCTTAGGGCTCACGGCCAGCCAGCCTAGCTTTAGAGTTCTGTGCTCCTTTCCAACTCTGGCCTTTGTTGGTCTGCAAGCTCCCTGAGGATAATCAAGCTGAAATTTCATATAGAAAGTAactttcaggcttccctggtggcgcagcggttgagaatctgcctgccaatgcaggggacacaggttcaagccctggtctgggaagatcccacatgccgcggagcatctgggcccgtgagccacaat
Protein-coding regions in this window:
- the TCL1A gene encoding T-cell leukemia/lymphoma protein 1A; amino-acid sequence: MPPAQVHIESSLQVLMRQEDVPLGDPVCPSRLGPYLLPVMWQLYPGRRYRGSDSSFWRIVYHIEFGDTEDMLLEQMPDPEYA